In Lactococcus garvieae subsp. garvieae, the following proteins share a genomic window:
- a CDS encoding sulfite exporter TauE/SafE family protein has translation MSLLTFTLCMLLLGVVAGIVGSILGLGGGIIITPIITSFFGVDIKYAIGASIVAVIATSSGAAISYLKDDLVNVRVAMFLEIFTTIGGLLGAILAGLFNAAVLNILFACLLIFQAYNMWRKLHQGEKVLQNVTSDKWAEKMKLNSSYFDKQTGKEVAYQVEKVPAGASIMFGAGIASGLLGIGSGAFKVLAMDTTMKMPLKPSTATSNLMIGVTAAASATVYFFNGYVDPSLAGPLAIGIVAGAAIGSRIMPHLPARTIRLIFIPVIGLMALQMILKGLGL, from the coding sequence ATGTCTTTATTAACTTTTACACTTTGTATGCTCCTGCTTGGCGTTGTTGCCGGTATTGTAGGAAGCATTTTAGGTCTCGGTGGTGGAATTATTATCACGCCGATTATTACCTCTTTTTTTGGTGTTGATATAAAATATGCAATCGGTGCCAGTATTGTCGCTGTTATTGCAACGAGTTCAGGCGCCGCCATTTCTTATTTGAAAGATGATTTGGTCAATGTTCGTGTTGCCATGTTTTTAGAAATTTTTACCACAATTGGTGGATTACTAGGAGCGATTTTGGCCGGACTCTTTAATGCTGCGGTATTAAATATTCTTTTTGCTTGTTTATTGATTTTTCAAGCCTATAATATGTGGCGCAAGCTGCATCAAGGTGAGAAAGTCTTGCAAAATGTTACCTCAGATAAGTGGGCAGAAAAGATGAAGCTTAATTCTTCTTACTTTGATAAGCAAACAGGAAAAGAAGTCGCCTATCAAGTGGAGAAAGTCCCAGCTGGCGCTTCGATTATGTTTGGTGCAGGAATAGCTTCAGGACTTTTAGGTATAGGTTCGGGGGCGTTTAAGGTTTTAGCTATGGATACAACGATGAAAATGCCATTAAAACCGTCAACCGCCACCTCAAACCTCATGATTGGGGTAACTGCAGCAGCTTCAGCGACAGTCTACTTCTTTAACGGCTATGTTGACCCGTCCTTAGCAGGACCTTTAGCGATAGGAATTGTAGCTGGCGCAGCTATTGGCTCACGTATTATGCCACATTTACCTGCTCGGACGATTCGCTTGATATTTATTCCTGTAATTGGTCTTATGGCTTTACAAATGATACTTAAAGGACTTGGTTTATGA
- the argS gene encoding arginine--tRNA ligase, producing the protein MNEKLLAAKSLFAVLDGALELEQIENLLEKPKSSEMGDIAFPAFSLAKTLRKAPQIIAGEIAENIDATGFDKVVATGPYVNFFLDKKAVATAVINEVITEKEDYGDQNIGHGANVPIDMSAPNIAKPFSIGHLRSTVIGDSLSKIYEKIGYNTIKINHLGDWGKQFGLLITAYKKYGDEATITANPIDELLKLYVQINAEAKEDPAVDEEGRAWFLKMEQGDEEALRIWKWFSDVSLIEFNRIYGKLGIEFDHFTGESFYSDKMDAVVEDLESKGLMHESKGAMVVDLEKYNLNPALIKKTDGATLYITRDLATAMYRKATFDFVKSLYVVGGEQQNHFKQLKAVLKEAGYDWSDNMTHVSFGMVTQGGKKFSTRKGHVVKLETTLDEAVERALKQINDKNPDLPNKERVAQQVGVGAVKFYDLKTDRNNGYDFNLEEMVSFEGETGPYVQYAYARIRSILRKANYVPQPVNVEETPAEAWEIVKLLQDFGNVVKRAADKYEPSIIAKYSISLAQAFNKYYAHVRILEDNEGLQARLALANATSLVLKEALRLLGVEAPEEM; encoded by the coding sequence ATGAATGAAAAACTATTAGCAGCAAAATCTTTGTTCGCCGTACTCGATGGTGCGCTTGAACTCGAACAAATCGAAAATTTGCTTGAAAAACCAAAATCATCAGAAATGGGCGATATCGCATTTCCAGCTTTCAGTTTAGCCAAGACTTTGCGCAAAGCCCCACAAATCATCGCTGGTGAAATCGCTGAGAACATTGATGCTACTGGCTTTGATAAAGTAGTTGCTACTGGTCCTTACGTGAATTTCTTCCTTGACAAAAAAGCTGTTGCCACAGCAGTTATCAACGAAGTTATCACTGAAAAAGAAGACTATGGCGACCAAAATATCGGTCATGGTGCTAATGTTCCTATTGACATGTCAGCTCCAAATATTGCCAAGCCTTTTTCTATTGGTCATTTGCGCTCAACGGTTATCGGAGACTCCCTTTCAAAAATTTACGAAAAGATTGGTTACAATACAATCAAAATCAATCACTTGGGGGATTGGGGTAAACAGTTTGGTCTCTTGATCACTGCTTATAAAAAATATGGTGATGAAGCGACAATCACTGCTAATCCAATCGATGAGTTATTGAAACTCTATGTGCAAATCAATGCTGAAGCTAAAGAAGATCCCGCAGTAGACGAAGAAGGTCGTGCTTGGTTCCTTAAGATGGAACAAGGCGATGAAGAAGCACTTCGCATCTGGAAATGGTTCTCTGATGTCAGCTTGATTGAATTTAACCGTATTTACGGCAAATTAGGCATTGAGTTTGATCACTTTACAGGTGAATCTTTCTACTCTGATAAGATGGATGCCGTTGTTGAAGACTTAGAATCTAAAGGCTTAATGCACGAGTCTAAAGGTGCTATGGTTGTAGACCTCGAAAAATACAACCTTAATCCAGCCTTGATTAAGAAAACTGACGGTGCAACATTATACATCACACGTGACTTGGCAACAGCAATGTACCGTAAAGCAACTTTTGATTTTGTAAAATCACTTTATGTTGTGGGTGGCGAGCAACAAAATCACTTCAAACAATTGAAGGCAGTGCTCAAGGAAGCCGGTTATGACTGGTCAGACAATATGACACACGTTTCCTTCGGTATGGTTACCCAAGGAGGGAAAAAATTCTCCACACGTAAAGGTCACGTTGTTAAGTTAGAAACAACACTTGACGAAGCGGTAGAACGTGCTCTGAAACAAATCAATGATAAAAATCCTGACTTGCCAAACAAAGAACGTGTCGCACAACAAGTTGGGGTTGGCGCTGTGAAGTTTTATGACTTAAAAACTGACCGTAACAATGGTTACGACTTCAACCTTGAAGAGATGGTTTCATTTGAAGGTGAGACGGGCCCTTACGTCCAATATGCATATGCGCGTATCCGTTCCATCTTACGTAAAGCAAACTATGTACCTCAACCTGTCAATGTTGAAGAAACACCAGCTGAAGCTTGGGAAATTGTGAAATTACTCCAAGACTTTGGTAATGTCGTTAAACGTGCCGCCGACAAATATGAGCCTTCTATTATTGCGAAATACTCAATTTCATTGGCCCAAGCCTTTAACAAATATTATGCACATGTACGTATCCTTGAGGACAACGAAGGACTTCAAGCGCGTTTAGCACTTGCGAATGCGACTTCACTTGTCTTAAAAGAAGCATTGCGCTTACTTGGTGTTGAAGCACCTGAGGAAATGTAA
- a CDS encoding coiled-coil domain-containing protein, with translation MKKKLITALMLSTVVLTAGAPFAAVKADSTDSKIAQQDSKIANAKNEAAKAQSQVDSIQSQVSTLKSKQTSMTKKVNELMAQQKEQSQQIQKLSESIKERNTALEAQARSAQTDGSATNYMSAVLDSKSLTDAIQKMTAMATVAGANKSMIEQQQADQKAIQTKLADNQKKYAEATKLQQELDAQANELATQEAALKVAQLNYQATVTTAEGKKQDLLSQKAAAEKAAEKAAAAEKAAAAKSVVAQQEKAVAAAPAASNPAPSTGNTAGNSNSSTPTPTPEPTPDPEPTPDPGKPVNPGHSGTNPYPAGQCTAFVWDYFGGNMPTYMGNAGDWVAYANSGPAAGTIAVFPPGNQGAGGVGHVAVVLSVSGSKMTVIEGNFNGGWGTTRECSTAGVSFIRP, from the coding sequence ATGAAGAAAAAACTTATTACAGCATTGATGCTTTCGACAGTCGTGCTTACGGCTGGCGCACCTTTTGCTGCCGTAAAGGCTGATTCAACAGATTCAAAAATTGCACAACAAGATTCAAAAATCGCTAATGCAAAAAATGAAGCTGCTAAAGCGCAATCACAAGTTGATTCAATTCAATCACAAGTAAGCACTTTAAAATCAAAGCAAACATCAATGACTAAAAAAGTTAATGAGTTGATGGCTCAACAAAAGGAACAATCACAACAGATTCAAAAGTTGAGTGAGAGTATCAAGGAGCGCAATACCGCACTTGAAGCTCAAGCACGTAGTGCACAAACTGATGGTTCAGCAACAAACTATATGTCTGCTGTACTGGACTCAAAATCTTTAACAGATGCGATTCAAAAAATGACAGCAATGGCAACAGTTGCTGGCGCTAACAAGTCAATGATTGAGCAACAACAAGCTGATCAAAAAGCTATTCAAACGAAGTTAGCGGATAACCAAAAGAAATATGCTGAAGCAACAAAACTTCAACAAGAGTTAGATGCACAAGCTAATGAGTTGGCGACACAAGAAGCTGCTCTCAAAGTTGCACAGTTAAACTACCAAGCTACAGTAACTACTGCAGAAGGTAAAAAACAAGATTTATTGAGCCAAAAAGCAGCCGCTGAAAAAGCCGCTGAAAAAGCAGCAGCCGCTGAAAAAGCCGCTGCAGCTAAGTCTGTAGTAGCTCAACAAGAAAAAGCTGTAGCTGCGGCTCCTGCTGCTTCTAATCCAGCTCCATCTACTGGTAATACTGCTGGTAATAGCAATTCTTCTACACCAACACCAACACCGGAACCAACTCCAGATCCAGAACCAACTCCAGATCCAGGTAAACCTGTAAATCCAGGACACAGTGGGACTAACCCTTATCCTGCTGGTCAATGTACTGCATTTGTCTGGGACTACTTTGGTGGTAACATGCCAACATACATGGGGAATGCTGGTGACTGGGTTGCTTATGCAAACAGTGGACCTGCAGCAGGTACAATTGCTGTATTCCCACCAGGTAACCAAGGCGCAGGCGGCGTAGGACACGTTGCAGTTGTTCTTTCTGTATCTGGTTCAAAAATGACAGTTATTGAAGGAAACTTCAACGGCGGATGGGGAACAACACGTGAATGTTCAACAGCTGGCGTAAGCTTCATTCGTCCATAA
- a CDS encoding NAD(P)-dependent oxidoreductase: MAKIGFIGTGVMGAAMAGHLLDAGNELFVYNRTKAKTDALVARGATYCATPQEIAEATDIVFSIVGYPKDVREIYFGEKGVFKADVQGAFLVDMTTSEPALAQEIYRAAKEAGASALDAPVSGGDIGAQNASLTIMVGGEEEAYEHLLPYFETIGKTITRQGAAGAGQHTKMANQIAIAGTMTAMTELMVYADKAGLDVEKVLQTVGGGSAATWSMTNYAPRILREDFSAGFFVKHFIKDLGIALAEAEKMGIELPATAGAKKLYDRLAEEGYENDGTQALIKLWWPEGVRPNK; this comes from the coding sequence ATGGCAAAAATTGGATTTATCGGTACGGGAGTAATGGGCGCAGCAATGGCAGGTCATCTACTTGATGCAGGCAATGAACTGTTCGTCTATAATAGAACAAAAGCAAAAACAGACGCTTTAGTGGCACGTGGCGCAACTTACTGCGCGACGCCACAAGAAATTGCAGAAGCAACGGATATCGTTTTTTCTATTGTAGGCTATCCCAAAGATGTTCGCGAAATTTACTTTGGCGAAAAAGGTGTATTTAAGGCGGATGTACAAGGTGCATTTTTGGTAGATATGACAACATCAGAGCCGGCTTTGGCACAAGAGATTTATCGGGCTGCAAAAGAAGCGGGAGCTTCGGCTTTAGATGCTCCAGTATCGGGAGGTGACATTGGGGCGCAGAATGCAAGCTTAACAATTATGGTAGGTGGTGAGGAAGAAGCCTATGAACATCTCTTGCCTTACTTTGAAACTATCGGCAAAACGATTACGCGTCAAGGTGCAGCAGGAGCGGGTCAACATACCAAAATGGCCAACCAAATTGCTATTGCAGGAACGATGACCGCAATGACAGAGCTAATGGTTTATGCAGATAAAGCGGGGTTAGATGTGGAAAAAGTTCTTCAAACAGTAGGAGGCGGATCGGCAGCCACTTGGTCAATGACCAATTATGCACCGCGTATTTTACGTGAGGACTTTAGTGCGGGTTTCTTCGTTAAACATTTTATTAAAGATTTAGGTATCGCTTTAGCTGAGGCTGAAAAAATGGGGATTGAACTTCCTGCCACAGCAGGAGCGAAAAAGCTTTATGATCGCTTAGCAGAAGAAGGTTATGAAAATGATGGTACACAAGCGCTGATTAAACTTTGGTGGCCAGAAGGCGTGAGACCAAACAAATAA
- the argR gene encoding arginine repressor produces MKREERLNLIKQIISENKIGTQEELQSVLESRGVKITQASLSRDIRELHIIKKREDGKSFYVFLTELNSPSQSLLQQYLTNFVLKVDVASVNVVVHTHLGEADLLANAFDDEQRPEILGTLAGADTLLLICKDEAAAERLALEIEDAL; encoded by the coding sequence ATGAAAAGAGAAGAACGATTAAATTTAATTAAACAAATTATCTCTGAAAATAAGATTGGGACACAGGAAGAGCTTCAAAGTGTTCTAGAATCTAGAGGGGTAAAGATTACACAGGCGAGTCTGTCACGTGATATTCGTGAGTTACATATTATTAAAAAGCGTGAAGACGGCAAGAGCTTTTATGTTTTTTTGACAGAGCTTAATTCGCCGTCACAATCTCTGCTGCAGCAATATTTGACGAACTTTGTGCTGAAAGTGGATGTTGCCAGTGTTAATGTAGTTGTACACACGCACCTTGGTGAGGCAGATCTTTTGGCTAATGCTTTTGATGATGAGCAACGCCCAGAAATTTTAGGGACTTTGGCTGGTGCAGATACTTTATTGCTCATTTGTAAGGATGAAGCGGCAGCAGAGCGATTAGCCTTGGAGATTGAAGATGCCTTATAA
- a CDS encoding CHAP domain-containing protein: MKKKLITALMLSTVILSSGASLGAVKADSTDDQIAKQDAAINAAKGSSAEAQAKVDAIQSQVNSLQSKKTSTANEVNKLMKEQKEQSAEIARLHKDIKERNTALEAQARSAQTSGSATDYMSTILDSKSLTDAIQKMTAMATVSGANKAMLEKQQEDEKAIQAKLKDNEAKYAKATKLQQELEAQSNELASQEAALKVAQLNYQTTIANSESKKQSLIDQKAAAVAAQEAAAKQAAAVEAQQAKAEQAAQAAQAAQKAQAEQAAASKSENKSTASTETVPVVTAPVVETAPAASAPAASTPAVEESKPASNNNTTTTNTGSNSNTSTGSNNTNNSNNTNNNNASGGSGSTSTPGSSLSNPYPWGQCTWGVWEYFGGSIPTYAGNAGDWVVYANSGPAVGTIAVFPPGNQGAGGVGHVAVVTAVNGNKLTVSETNFSGPNGGGLGIRTTREVSAAGVSFIRP; encoded by the coding sequence ATGAAAAAGAAACTTATCACCGCATTGATGTTGTCGACAGTCATTTTATCATCGGGCGCAAGCCTTGGAGCGGTAAAAGCGGACAGCACAGACGATCAAATCGCAAAACAAGATGCAGCAATCAACGCTGCTAAAGGTTCTTCTGCTGAAGCGCAAGCAAAAGTAGATGCGATTCAATCACAAGTAAATAGCTTACAATCTAAAAAAACTTCAACAGCAAATGAAGTAAATAAATTGATGAAGGAGCAAAAAGAACAATCAGCAGAGATTGCTCGTTTGCACAAAGACATCAAAGAACGTAACACAGCTCTTGAAGCACAAGCACGTAGCGCTCAAACAAGCGGTTCAGCGACAGACTACATGTCTACTATCTTGGATTCAAAATCTTTGACTGATGCAATTCAAAAAATGACAGCGATGGCAACCGTTTCTGGTGCCAACAAAGCCATGCTTGAAAAACAACAAGAAGATGAAAAAGCTATTCAAGCCAAGTTAAAAGATAATGAAGCAAAATACGCTAAAGCTACAAAACTTCAACAAGAGTTAGAAGCACAAAGTAACGAGTTGGCAAGCCAAGAAGCCGCCCTCAAAGTTGCTCAGTTAAATTATCAAACAACAATTGCTAACTCTGAGAGCAAAAAACAAAGTTTGATTGACCAAAAAGCAGCTGCAGTAGCTGCTCAAGAAGCCGCAGCTAAACAAGCTGCAGCAGTGGAAGCTCAACAAGCGAAAGCAGAGCAAGCTGCTCAAGCCGCTCAAGCCGCTCAAAAAGCACAAGCAGAACAAGCTGCAGCATCTAAGAGCGAAAATAAATCAACTGCAAGTACAGAAACAGTACCTGTTGTTACAGCACCTGTTGTTGAGACAGCTCCAGCGGCCTCTGCACCAGCAGCATCAACGCCAGCTGTAGAAGAAAGCAAACCAGCATCAAATAACAACACAACCACTACGAATACTGGTTCAAACTCAAATACAAGTACTGGTTCAAATAACACTAACAACAGCAACAACACTAACAATAATAATGCATCTGGAGGTTCAGGTTCAACAAGTACTCCAGGATCAAGCTTGAGCAATCCTTATCCATGGGGACAATGTACTTGGGGTGTTTGGGAATACTTCGGTGGAAGCATCCCTACTTATGCCGGTAACGCTGGTGACTGGGTAGTTTACGCAAATAGTGGACCAGCAGTTGGCACAATTGCGGTGTTCCCTCCAGGGAATCAAGGTGCCGGTGGTGTAGGTCACGTTGCCGTGGTCACAGCTGTAAATGGTAATAAACTTACTGTCTCAGAAACAAACTTCTCAGGACCTAATGGTGGCGGTTTAGGTATCCGCACAACTCGCGAAGTTTCAGCTGCAGGTGTAAGTTTCATCCGTCCATAA
- a CDS encoding YqeG family HAD IIIA-type phosphatase has protein sequence MKLVNYKPDYLLEAVYNLDVENLKKRDIRGIMVDLDNTLIAWNNPDGTPELHQWLQLMRTNGIKVIVVSNNKHERVKRAVAKFDVGFVSRAMKPFAWGINKALVKLNEQPDHVIMVGDQLMTDIRAAHRAGVRSILVKQLVESDGWSTKFNRWRERRVWKKLIRKYGYPKWNTRL, from the coding sequence ATGAAACTTGTGAATTATAAACCAGACTATCTTCTAGAAGCTGTGTATAACTTGGATGTGGAAAACTTAAAAAAGCGAGATATCCGAGGAATTATGGTGGATTTAGATAATACACTTATCGCTTGGAATAATCCCGATGGAACACCCGAATTGCACCAATGGCTACAGCTAATGCGTACAAATGGTATAAAGGTTATTGTCGTGTCAAACAATAAACATGAACGTGTCAAACGTGCGGTAGCTAAATTTGATGTTGGTTTTGTTTCGCGTGCGATGAAACCTTTTGCTTGGGGAATAAATAAAGCCTTAGTTAAACTTAACGAACAACCGGACCACGTCATTATGGTTGGGGATCAACTCATGACAGATATTCGAGCAGCTCATCGTGCAGGAGTCCGTAGTATTCTTGTCAAACAATTGGTGGAGTCTGACGGTTGGAGTACCAAGTTCAACCGTTGGCGTGAACGCCGTGTGTGGAAAAAGTTGATTCGAAAATACGGCTATCCTAAATGGAATACAAGATTATAA
- the mreD gene encoding rod shape-determining protein MreD: MSRFSFQFFSPLFLFFLLLLDGQLTHFFTALSGGSIMPVSHLLLIFMVYTVTQHRHSYVLIVGVLLGIVYDSYFLGIFGIASLILPLIALFVYQIQTVVFTNRWTRLFTVIIIVFAFQVLSTLIVNLVGVVNVNFVSFIVRQLAPTLALNIVFAILLQWPLEKMYRLR, from the coding sequence ATGAGTCGTTTTAGCTTTCAATTTTTTAGTCCTCTATTTCTTTTTTTCCTGCTCTTGCTTGATGGGCAGCTGACGCATTTCTTTACGGCTTTGTCCGGTGGAAGTATCATGCCTGTAAGCCACCTGCTGCTCATTTTCATGGTATATACTGTGACACAGCACCGTCATAGCTATGTTCTCATCGTAGGTGTTCTTTTGGGAATTGTCTATGACAGTTACTTTTTAGGAATTTTTGGTATTGCCAGTTTGATTTTGCCCCTTATTGCTCTTTTTGTTTATCAAATCCAAACTGTTGTATTTACTAACCGCTGGACACGTTTATTTACAGTGATTATCATTGTTTTTGCTTTCCAAGTTTTAAGTACACTTATTGTTAACTTGGTGGGTGTTGTCAATGTCAATTTTGTCTCATTTATCGTTAGACAACTTGCACCAACATTAGCCTTAAATATTGTCTTTGCAATACTGCTGCAATGGCCTTTAGAAAAGATGTATCGCCTTCGGTGA
- the dnaJ gene encoding molecular chaperone DnaJ — MNNTEFYERLGVDKNASQDEIKKAYRKMSKKYHPDINKDPGAEDKYKEVQEAYETLSDEQKRASYDQYGAAGANGGFGGGQGGFSGFDGFQSAGGFGGFEDIFSSFFGGGGGQADPNAPRQGDDLQYRINLTFEEAIFGVEKEIKYHREELCHTCAGSGAKPGTHAETCHKCHGRGQTQVIRDTPLGRMSTNVVCDVCHGTGKEIKSPCPTCHGTGHEKLAHTVKVKVPAGVESGQQMRLQGQGDAGTNGGPYGDLYVRFQVAASDKFERDGSEIYYKMPLNFVQAALGDEIEVPTVHGNVKLKIPAGTQTGTNFRLKGKGAPKLRGSGQGDQHVVINIVTPEKLNEAQRDALREFAKASGQNISEQKKGFFDKFK; from the coding sequence ATGAATAACACAGAATTTTACGAACGCCTAGGTGTGGATAAAAATGCCAGCCAAGACGAAATTAAAAAAGCTTATCGAAAGATGTCCAAAAAGTATCACCCAGATATTAATAAAGATCCGGGTGCAGAAGACAAGTACAAAGAGGTTCAAGAAGCTTATGAAACTTTAAGTGATGAACAAAAACGTGCGAGCTACGATCAATATGGTGCCGCAGGTGCTAATGGTGGTTTTGGTGGAGGTCAAGGTGGTTTCTCTGGCTTTGACGGTTTCCAAAGTGCAGGTGGCTTTGGTGGTTTTGAGGATATTTTCTCAAGCTTCTTCGGTGGGGGCGGTGGTCAAGCTGATCCGAATGCGCCACGTCAAGGAGATGACTTACAATATCGTATCAATTTGACATTTGAAGAAGCCATTTTTGGTGTTGAGAAAGAAATCAAATATCATCGCGAAGAGCTTTGTCACACTTGTGCGGGTTCAGGTGCCAAACCGGGTACTCATGCTGAAACATGTCATAAATGTCATGGACGAGGTCAAACACAAGTTATTCGCGATACTCCATTAGGACGTATGTCAACAAATGTCGTCTGTGATGTTTGTCATGGTACAGGTAAAGAAATCAAATCTCCTTGTCCTACATGTCACGGTACAGGTCACGAAAAATTGGCACACACTGTTAAGGTAAAAGTCCCAGCTGGTGTTGAATCTGGTCAACAAATGCGCCTCCAAGGTCAAGGTGATGCGGGGACAAACGGCGGTCCTTATGGGGATCTCTACGTCCGCTTCCAAGTTGCTGCAAGCGATAAGTTTGAACGTGATGGTAGCGAAATTTATTACAAGATGCCATTGAACTTTGTTCAGGCAGCCTTAGGTGATGAGATTGAAGTACCAACCGTTCACGGGAATGTGAAGTTGAAGATTCCTGCTGGTACGCAAACAGGTACCAACTTCCGACTTAAAGGCAAAGGTGCACCTAAATTACGTGGTAGCGGTCAAGGTGACCAACATGTTGTGATTAATATTGTCACACCTGAAAAATTGAATGAAGCTCAACGTGATGCTTTGCGTGAGTTTGCAAAAGCGAGCGGGCAAAATATATCAGAACAGAAAAAAGGTTTTTTCGATAAATTTAAATAA
- a CDS encoding DUF1634 domain-containing protein has translation MTEEKEKLLEIELRIGKILRAGVFISSSIIIIGLIMFVFTGHSGYPGTTYPRGLSEIAEGLVAFKAFAWLMTGLFLLILTPVLRVVASIFAFAKEGDKMYVIITMMVLAVLVIAILLGHTGA, from the coding sequence ATGACGGAAGAAAAAGAAAAATTACTTGAAATTGAACTCAGAATAGGAAAAATTTTAAGAGCGGGTGTATTCATTAGCTCGTCAATTATCATTATTGGTTTAATTATGTTTGTTTTCACGGGGCATTCTGGCTACCCAGGAACGACTTATCCTCGAGGCTTGTCTGAAATTGCAGAGGGACTTGTCGCCTTTAAAGCCTTTGCTTGGCTTATGACTGGTCTGTTTCTTTTGATCTTAACACCTGTACTTCGGGTGGTTGCTTCTATTTTTGCCTTTGCAAAAGAGGGCGATAAAATGTATGTCATTATTACGATGATGGTACTTGCTGTATTGGTTATAGCCATCCTTTTAGGGCATACAGGTGCGTAA
- the zwf gene encoding glucose-6-phosphate dehydrogenase — protein MSKQVLFTMFGATGDLAKRKLYPALFQLYKKGEIAENFAVIGTARRPWTDEYYRQIVIESLAGLSHDQDELKAFSSHFYYQSHDVNDSSHYHALKELGDQLREKYDTACNQVFYLAMAPQFFSIIANHLKSEKILTGKGFERVIIEKPFGSDLETAQELNTALKDVFSEDQTFRIDHYLGKEMIQSVSAIRFANQMFESIWDKDHIDNIQITFAESIGVEDRGGYYETSGALKDMIQNHVLQVLALLAMEKPQTFTQENILNEKVKALHSIRKYSRQEALEAFIPGQYIEGKIDGKDFAAYRSEPSVAPDSNTETFVAGKFLIDNDRWAGVPFYVRSGKRLTEKGTRINIVFKQDPNNIFDTALGENILTIYIQPTEGFSLTINGKEVGQGFNIAPIKLGYRHDAAILGNSPEAYEKLLLDVLHGDGTNFSHWEEVSRSWELIDVIRQAWDEAHQELPKYPAASMGPQEAFDLLEKDGRHWIWQPDQWYKERGLM, from the coding sequence ATGAGTAAACAAGTACTTTTTACCATGTTCGGGGCAACTGGTGACCTCGCTAAACGGAAACTTTATCCCGCCCTTTTCCAACTTTATAAAAAAGGCGAAATTGCAGAAAATTTTGCAGTGATTGGTACTGCGCGTCGCCCGTGGACCGATGAGTATTATCGCCAAATCGTTATCGAATCTTTGGCGGGTTTAAGCCATGATCAAGACGAACTCAAGGCCTTCTCGAGCCACTTCTACTATCAAAGCCATGATGTCAATGACAGCAGTCACTATCATGCCCTCAAAGAGCTGGGAGATCAGCTCCGAGAAAAGTATGATACTGCTTGCAACCAAGTTTTCTATCTGGCTATGGCGCCACAATTTTTCTCAATCATTGCTAACCATCTCAAGTCAGAAAAGATTCTGACAGGGAAAGGTTTTGAACGTGTGATTATCGAAAAGCCATTCGGAAGTGATTTGGAAACAGCTCAAGAACTGAATACCGCACTTAAAGATGTCTTTTCGGAAGACCAAACCTTCCGTATTGACCACTATCTCGGAAAAGAAATGATTCAATCGGTTTCAGCTATCCGTTTTGCCAACCAAATGTTTGAATCCATCTGGGACAAGGACCATATCGACAATATACAGATTACATTTGCTGAAAGTATTGGTGTTGAAGATCGCGGCGGTTATTATGAAACGAGTGGCGCACTCAAGGATATGATTCAAAATCATGTGCTCCAGGTTTTGGCTTTACTAGCTATGGAAAAACCTCAAACTTTTACACAAGAAAATATTTTGAACGAAAAGGTCAAGGCCCTCCACAGCATTCGTAAATATTCAAGACAAGAAGCGCTTGAAGCTTTCATTCCTGGCCAATATATCGAGGGCAAGATTGATGGCAAGGACTTTGCAGCCTATCGTTCTGAACCTTCTGTAGCGCCAGATTCTAACACAGAAACTTTTGTCGCTGGAAAATTCCTCATTGACAATGACCGTTGGGCTGGCGTCCCTTTCTACGTACGTAGCGGGAAACGTTTGACAGAAAAAGGAACACGCATTAACATTGTCTTCAAGCAAGACCCTAACAATATTTTTGATACAGCTCTTGGGGAAAACATCCTTACCATTTATATCCAACCTACTGAAGGCTTCTCCCTTACAATTAATGGCAAAGAAGTCGGTCAAGGCTTCAATATCGCGCCTATCAAACTTGGCTACCGCCATGATGCAGCAATTTTAGGAAATTCTCCCGAAGCTTATGAAAAACTCTTGCTTGACGTTTTACATGGTGATGGTACTAATTTCTCCCACTGGGAAGAAGTTTCTCGTTCTTGGGAACTCATTGATGTTATCCGCCAAGCATGGGATGAAGCTCATCAGGAGCTCCCTAAATATCCGGCAGCAAGCATGGGACCACAGGAAGCTTTTGATCTTCTTGAAAAAGATGGAAGACATTGGATCTGGCAGCCTGATCAATGGTATAAAGAACGTGGCTTAATGTAA